The following are encoded in a window of Bacillus sp. SORGH_AS_0510 genomic DNA:
- a CDS encoding YhcN/YlaJ family sporulation lipoprotein translates to MKKIVMTIAISLVLAGCTTDKNKETAKNANQSLVKVKNSYIENVDRKTGQEISKRLVELATSIPNVNDATAVVLGKYAIVGIDVNSKIDRSQVGSIKYSVAESLRKDPYGANAVVVADADTMTRLKEIQADINKGRPIRGIMEELADVAGRLMPEVPGDLITPSPKNSTEKPKKKLPQNKENKLDKEQNDQSNHYKE, encoded by the coding sequence ATGAAAAAAATCGTAATGACTATTGCGATAAGCTTGGTCCTAGCGGGATGTACTACTGATAAAAATAAAGAAACAGCAAAAAATGCTAATCAATCCTTAGTAAAAGTAAAAAACAGCTATATTGAAAATGTCGACCGAAAAACAGGGCAGGAAATTTCCAAACGTTTGGTTGAATTGGCTACAAGTATTCCAAATGTGAATGATGCAACCGCAGTGGTATTAGGAAAATATGCGATTGTTGGTATAGACGTCAATTCTAAAATTGATCGTTCTCAAGTTGGGTCAATCAAATATTCAGTGGCTGAAAGCTTGCGTAAAGACCCATACGGAGCCAATGCAGTGGTTGTAGCAGACGCCGACACAATGACCAGATTAAAAGAAATACAGGCAGATATCAATAAAGGTAGACCCATACGGGGTATCATGGAGGAACTTGCTGATGTTGCAGGGAGATTGATGCCTGAGGTACCTGGTGACTTAATTACGCCAAGTCCAAAAAACTCTACCGAGAAGCCAAAGAAAAAACTTCCACAGAATAAGGAAAACAAGTTAGATAAGGAACAAAACGATCAATCTAATCATTATAAAGAATAA
- a CDS encoding pyridoxamine 5'-phosphate oxidase family protein, with amino-acid sequence MPNQVEQKLIRPLYEELQKERFVTLATIDHETGGPNVSAISWVLAKNENTIYFSVDNRSRILENINRNNKVVINLIANESTYSIQGEAQVKVERLEEVPLKLALVEVSINEVRDVMFYGSKIVSEVEYDKTYDKNAAQKLDNQVMEAMKKA; translated from the coding sequence ATGCCGAATCAAGTGGAACAAAAGCTAATCAGACCATTATATGAGGAATTGCAAAAAGAAAGATTTGTAACGCTAGCAACAATTGATCATGAAACAGGAGGACCTAATGTAAGTGCTATCTCTTGGGTGCTGGCAAAGAATGAAAACACAATCTATTTTTCAGTAGATAACCGTTCGAGGATATTGGAGAACATCAATAGAAATAACAAGGTAGTCATTAACCTTATTGCAAATGAATCTACATATTCTATCCAAGGGGAAGCGCAGGTCAAAGTTGAAAGATTGGAAGAAGTACCATTAAAGCTTGCTTTGGTAGAAGTATCAATCAATGAAGTAAGAGATGTTATGTTTTATGGATCAAAAATTGTGTCAGAAGTAGAATATGATAAAACATATGATAAAAACGCGGCACAAAAGTTAGATAATCAAGTTATGGAAGCAATGAAAAAAGCTTAG
- a CDS encoding YlaI family protein, with the protein MRVKCVICDKIESIDDESPIAKRLRNRPIHTYMCNDCSERIAERTNARIDTGNFRLFKTKSEKDDW; encoded by the coding sequence ATGCGGGTAAAATGTGTAATATGCGATAAAATTGAATCAATTGATGATGAATCACCAATAGCTAAAAGACTTCGCAATCGTCCAATCCATACATATATGTGTAATGACTGTAGTGAAAGAATTGCCGAAAGAACTAATGCCCGAATAGATACAGGTAATTTTCGCTTATTCAAAACAAAATCTGAGAAAGACGATTGGTAA